A part of Candidatus Eremiobacteraceae bacterium genomic DNA contains:
- the hutU gene encoding urocanate hydratase, with protein MTITSSSRVVRAPRGAELSCLGWGQEAAMRMLMNNLDPEVAERPQDLVVYGGSGKAARSWEAFDAIVRTLKRLKNDETLLVQSGKPVAVWRSHEGAPRVLISNSMLVPKWADWENFRKLEAQGLTMYGQMTAGSWIYIGTQGILQGTYETFAALAAKHFDGSLKGRIVLTAGLGGMGGAQPLAVTMNDGVAICVEVDPSHIARRIDGRYCDVAASSIDEALALATAAASERRTLSIALLGNAADVFPEMLRRRAPIDVVTDQTSAHDALTGYVPAGFTLEGAEELRDEDPAQYQRRAIESMGVQVRAMIDFQTAGAVVFDYGNNIRAQAKLAGVEDAFSFPGFTPAFIRPLFCQGKGPFRWAALSGDPADIAVLDDALLETFPDNAHLHRWIAMARELVKFQGLPARICWLGYGEREKFGLKINAMVRSGEVKAPIVIGRDHLDAGSVASPNRETESMLDGSDAIADWPILNALINAVGGAHWVSLHHGGGVGIGYSIHAGMVVVADGSDDSHERLRRVLTTDPGMGIVRHADAGYPEAIAAADRNGIDWRF; from the coding sequence ATGACCATAACCTCATCTTCCCGCGTCGTCCGCGCTCCGCGCGGCGCTGAGCTCTCCTGCCTTGGTTGGGGTCAGGAAGCCGCGATGCGTATGTTGATGAACAATCTCGATCCCGAGGTGGCCGAACGGCCGCAGGATCTCGTCGTCTACGGCGGCAGCGGCAAAGCTGCGCGCTCGTGGGAAGCATTCGACGCGATCGTGCGCACGCTGAAGCGGCTCAAGAACGACGAGACCCTGCTCGTGCAGTCGGGCAAACCCGTCGCGGTGTGGCGCTCGCATGAAGGCGCGCCGCGCGTGCTGATCTCCAACTCCATGCTCGTGCCGAAGTGGGCCGATTGGGAGAACTTTCGCAAACTCGAAGCGCAAGGGCTGACGATGTACGGCCAGATGACGGCCGGATCGTGGATCTATATCGGCACGCAAGGGATCTTGCAGGGAACGTACGAGACGTTTGCCGCGCTCGCCGCCAAACATTTCGACGGGTCGTTGAAGGGCCGCATCGTCCTCACGGCAGGTTTGGGTGGAATGGGCGGCGCCCAACCACTCGCGGTGACGATGAACGACGGCGTGGCGATCTGTGTCGAGGTCGACCCTTCGCACATCGCGCGGCGCATCGACGGCCGTTATTGCGACGTCGCCGCGTCGTCGATCGACGAAGCGCTCGCGTTGGCGACGGCCGCAGCGAGTGAACGCCGCACCCTTTCCATAGCGCTGCTGGGCAACGCTGCCGACGTCTTTCCCGAAATGCTGCGGCGGCGAGCCCCGATCGACGTCGTCACCGATCAGACGTCGGCGCACGATGCGCTCACCGGGTATGTGCCCGCCGGGTTCACGCTTGAAGGCGCCGAGGAATTGCGCGACGAGGATCCGGCGCAGTACCAGCGGCGCGCGATCGAATCGATGGGCGTGCAGGTCCGCGCGATGATCGACTTTCAAACCGCCGGCGCGGTCGTGTTCGACTACGGCAACAATATCCGCGCGCAGGCAAAGCTCGCAGGCGTCGAAGACGCGTTTTCGTTTCCCGGGTTCACGCCGGCATTCATCCGACCGCTCTTCTGCCAGGGAAAGGGCCCGTTCCGTTGGGCCGCACTATCGGGAGATCCGGCGGACATCGCGGTGCTCGACGACGCGTTGCTCGAAACGTTCCCCGACAATGCGCACCTGCATCGCTGGATAGCGATGGCGCGTGAGCTAGTGAAATTTCAGGGGCTGCCCGCCCGCATTTGCTGGCTCGGCTATGGCGAGCGCGAGAAATTCGGCTTGAAGATCAACGCCATGGTCCGCTCAGGCGAAGTAAAGGCGCCGATCGTCATCGGGCGCGATCACCTCGATGCGGGCTCTGTGGCATCGCCGAATCGCGAGACCGAGAGCATGCTCGATGGTTCCGACGCGATCGCCGATTGGCCGATCCTCAACGCGCTGATCAACGCTGTGGGCGGCGCGCACTGGGTCAGCCTTCATCATGGCGGCGGCGTGGGCATCGGCTATTCCATTCACGCCGGCATGGTCGTGGTGGCCGACGGCTCCGACGACTCGCACGAACGCTTGCGGCGCGTGCTCACCACGGATCCGGGCATGGGCATCGTGCGCCACGCCGATGCCGGCTACCCCGAAGCCATCGCTGCGGCCGACCGGAACGGGATTGACTGGCGGTTTTAG
- a CDS encoding hydroxymethylglutaryl-CoA lyase has product MSGVPAQVKVVEVGPRDGLQNEKSIVPTSIKIAFIEALADAGLAVVEATSFVSPKSIPQLADADEVMRDLRRKEGVRYPVLVPNERGMDRALAAGARDIAVFTAASESFTRHNINATIAESIARFTPVVARAKKEGIAVRGYVSTCFGCPYEGAVAPSAVLSVAHRLLDLGIDELSIGDTIGVATPNQVTDLCERLNARFGVERLAMHFHDTRGTALANVLAALQCGIAIIDSAAGGFGGCPYAPGAAGNLATEDLLYMLHGMGIETGVSLDGVAAATSVIAERLDHAPTSKAWQALHSK; this is encoded by the coding sequence ATGAGCGGTGTGCCGGCTCAGGTCAAGGTCGTCGAGGTCGGGCCCCGCGACGGCCTGCAAAACGAGAAGTCGATCGTGCCGACTTCGATCAAGATCGCGTTCATCGAAGCATTGGCGGATGCCGGGCTTGCAGTCGTGGAAGCGACGTCGTTCGTCAGCCCGAAATCCATTCCGCAGCTCGCCGATGCCGACGAAGTCATGCGCGACCTTCGCCGGAAAGAAGGCGTGCGCTACCCGGTTCTCGTTCCGAACGAACGCGGAATGGACCGAGCGTTGGCAGCCGGGGCGCGCGACATCGCGGTGTTCACCGCTGCTTCGGAATCGTTCACGCGACACAACATCAATGCGACCATCGCTGAATCGATCGCGCGTTTCACGCCGGTCGTCGCGCGCGCGAAGAAGGAAGGCATTGCAGTCCGTGGATACGTCTCCACGTGCTTCGGCTGCCCGTACGAAGGCGCCGTTGCGCCCAGCGCCGTGCTATCGGTGGCGCATCGACTGCTCGATCTCGGCATCGACGAGCTTTCCATCGGCGATACCATCGGCGTGGCGACGCCGAATCAAGTGACGGATCTGTGCGAGCGGTTGAACGCAAGGTTCGGAGTTGAACGGCTCGCCATGCATTTCCACGACACGCGCGGCACCGCGCTTGCGAACGTGCTCGCCGCGCTGCAGTGCGGCATCGCGATCATCGATAGCGCCGCCGGCGGGTTCGGCGGCTGTCCGTACGCGCCGGGCGCCGCGGGCAACTTAGCCACGGAAGACCTTCTCTACATGCTGCACGGCATGGGAATCGAGACGGGTGTTTCGTTGGACGGAGTCGCGGCCGCGACATCTGTCATCGCGGAGCGCCTCGATCACGCCCCTACAAGCAAAGCCTGGCAAGCACTCCACTCGAAATAG
- a CDS encoding acetyl-CoA carboxylase biotin carboxylase subunit translates to MALEIPFGKLLIANRGEIAVRIARTCRAMGVRTVAVYSDADARALHVRECDEAVRIGPAPARDSYLNADAILNAAAATRALAVHPGYGFLSENAGFADACATAGLAFIGPPASSMRAMGDKIAAKRAADAAGVATVPGYLGADQSYEGLLAAAELIGMPLLVKAAAGGGGKGMRVVRESSELRAAIEGAQREALAAFGNGTVFLEKYLTAPRHIEIQVLADAHGACIHLGERECSIQRRHQKILEETPSVAVGEALRSEMGAAAVRAASAVGYINAGTVEFMLDADGSYYFLEMNTRLQVEHAITEAVVGVDLVREQLWIAAGRPLSLSQADVVPRGHAIEARIYAEDAASGFLPSTGRLTAFATPDGPGIRNDAGVIAGDVISSDYDPMLAKLIVTDRTRDACIQRLTAALDAYRVGGVATNLPFLRWLARNEAFARGETTTGFIDKYFTPSVLSRDGDNELAVMCAAAALLAEGNGPQRGDPWQRLGEWRLASSERYVAFVRPVEATVKIHWDPFSATWQCAAGGRTVVVSERGRGEFVAFADGIASPFVAWRTRGSIALAFDRFHADCALVPPPTVAEAAKGHRHAAHGIAGSVAAPMNGKIVKVDVAKGAAVEAHQVLVVMEAMKMEHSIAAPHAGNVVEVTVAQGDAVAAGDVLVRIEQ, encoded by the coding sequence GTGGCGTTAGAGATTCCATTCGGGAAGCTACTCATCGCAAATCGCGGGGAGATCGCCGTGCGCATCGCGCGGACGTGTCGCGCAATGGGTGTGCGCACGGTCGCCGTTTATTCCGACGCCGACGCCCGCGCGCTGCACGTCCGCGAATGCGATGAGGCGGTCCGCATCGGGCCGGCACCCGCGCGCGACTCGTACTTGAATGCAGATGCCATTCTCAACGCTGCCGCCGCCACGCGTGCGCTCGCGGTGCATCCGGGCTACGGTTTTCTTTCGGAAAATGCTGGGTTCGCCGACGCGTGCGCAACTGCTGGTCTCGCGTTCATCGGACCGCCGGCAAGCTCGATGCGGGCGATGGGCGACAAGATCGCCGCAAAACGCGCAGCCGACGCCGCCGGTGTGGCGACGGTGCCCGGGTATCTCGGCGCCGACCAATCCTACGAAGGCCTTCTTGCGGCGGCCGAGCTCATCGGCATGCCGTTGCTGGTCAAGGCCGCGGCCGGCGGCGGCGGTAAAGGCATGCGGGTCGTACGCGAATCGTCAGAACTGAGGGCCGCCATTGAAGGCGCGCAACGGGAAGCTCTCGCTGCGTTCGGCAACGGCACGGTGTTCCTCGAGAAATATCTCACCGCGCCGCGCCATATCGAGATCCAAGTGCTCGCCGATGCGCATGGCGCGTGCATCCATCTCGGAGAGCGCGAGTGCTCGATCCAGCGCCGTCACCAAAAAATTCTTGAGGAAACCCCATCGGTCGCGGTCGGTGAGGCGCTTCGCTCCGAGATGGGCGCAGCCGCCGTGCGCGCGGCGTCGGCGGTCGGTTACATCAATGCGGGCACCGTTGAGTTCATGCTCGACGCGGACGGTTCATACTATTTTCTCGAGATGAATACGCGCCTGCAAGTCGAGCACGCGATCACGGAAGCGGTGGTCGGCGTCGATCTCGTGCGCGAGCAGCTATGGATTGCGGCGGGCCGGCCACTTTCATTGTCGCAGGCGGACGTCGTGCCGCGAGGTCATGCGATAGAAGCGCGCATCTATGCAGAAGACGCCGCATCCGGATTCTTGCCGTCCACCGGACGGCTCACCGCATTCGCAACCCCCGATGGCCCGGGCATCCGCAATGACGCGGGCGTGATCGCGGGCGACGTCATCTCATCGGACTACGATCCCATGTTGGCAAAATTGATCGTCACCGATCGGACGCGTGACGCGTGCATCCAGCGGCTCACCGCAGCGTTGGATGCGTACCGAGTCGGCGGCGTCGCCACAAATCTGCCGTTCTTGCGCTGGCTCGCGCGCAACGAAGCATTCGCCCGCGGGGAGACCACAACCGGCTTCATCGACAAGTACTTCACGCCTTCGGTGCTTTCGCGCGACGGCGACAACGAACTGGCGGTCATGTGTGCCGCCGCGGCTCTGCTGGCGGAAGGCAACGGTCCGCAACGCGGCGATCCGTGGCAGCGGCTGGGAGAATGGCGGCTCGCTTCTTCCGAGCGCTATGTGGCATTTGTCCGGCCGGTCGAGGCTACGGTGAAGATTCACTGGGATCCGTTTTCAGCGACATGGCAATGCGCCGCGGGCGGCCGCACGGTCGTGGTTTCGGAGCGCGGCCGCGGAGAATTCGTCGCGTTCGCGGATGGAATCGCGTCGCCGTTCGTCGCGTGGCGTACACGCGGGTCCATCGCGCTTGCGTTCGACCGGTTCCACGCCGATTGCGCGCTCGTTCCGCCGCCGACGGTCGCCGAAGCCGCCAAGGGCCACCGGCATGCCGCGCACGGCATAGCCGGCTCGGTCGCCGCGCCGATGAACGGCAAAATCGTCAAGGTCGACGTCGCAAAGGGAGCCGCCGTCGAAGCGCATCAAGTCCTCGTCGTGATGGAAGCGATGAAGATGGAGCACAGCATCGCCGCGCCGCACGCGGGCAACGTCGTCGAAGTCACCGTGGCGCAAGGCGACGCCGTGGCTGCCGGCGACGTGCTGGTGCGGATCGAACAATGA
- a CDS encoding enoyl-CoA hydratase-related protein yields MPATIVIERAENVVRVRMNRPEVRNALDGAMIVELTDAFIALAGDDSSRAVVLEGAGTMFSGGADVNYMRASLELDQDENYRDALRLSDMFKAINDCPIPVVARVQGAALGGGSGLVAVCDIAIADDNAVFGFTEAKLGIVPAVISPFVLAKIGPGHARALFTTAERFGAERARVIGLVHEIVPAASLDAAVQGAVDEIRACGPQAARVAKKIARTVPNLAPEEAREWTARTISERRTSAEGQEGLRAFLDKRAPSWR; encoded by the coding sequence ATGCCCGCAACCATCGTGATCGAGCGTGCCGAAAACGTCGTCCGCGTGCGCATGAACCGGCCGGAGGTGCGCAACGCACTCGACGGCGCCATGATCGTGGAACTGACCGACGCGTTCATCGCGCTCGCCGGAGACGACTCCAGCCGCGCTGTCGTGCTCGAAGGCGCGGGCACGATGTTCTCCGGCGGAGCAGACGTGAACTATATGCGCGCGAGTCTAGAACTGGATCAAGATGAGAACTATCGCGACGCGTTGCGGCTGTCGGATATGTTCAAAGCCATCAACGATTGCCCGATCCCGGTCGTTGCCCGCGTGCAAGGCGCAGCTTTGGGCGGAGGCTCGGGGCTCGTCGCCGTTTGCGACATCGCGATAGCCGACGACAACGCGGTCTTCGGATTCACCGAGGCCAAACTCGGCATCGTGCCCGCCGTCATTTCGCCGTTCGTGCTCGCAAAGATCGGGCCAGGCCACGCGCGCGCGCTGTTCACCACCGCCGAACGCTTTGGCGCCGAGCGCGCGCGGGTCATCGGCCTCGTGCACGAGATCGTTCCGGCCGCCAGCCTCGACGCAGCGGTGCAAGGCGCCGTTGACGAGATCCGGGCGTGCGGGCCTCAAGCGGCGCGCGTCGCCAAGAAAATCGCCCGCACCGTGCCGAACCTCGCGCCGGAGGAAGCGAGAGAATGGACCGCGCGGACGATCAGCGAGCGCCGGACGAGTGCCGAAGGCCAAGAAGGCCTGCGGGCGTTTCTCGACAAGCGGGCGCCCTCGTGGCGTTAG
- a CDS encoding carboxyl transferase domain-containing protein, translated as MAIIDSRADETSPEFDANRAHFMALLSELRARTAQVAAGGGADAMAKHTARGKLPVRERIARLLDSQTPFLELSALAAWEMYGGDAPCAGVVTGVGVVEGRECVIIANDATVKGGTYYPMTVKKHLRAQEIAEQNHLPCIYLVDSGGAFLPLQDQVFPDRDHFGRIFYNQARMSGKGIPQIAAVLGSCTAGGAYVPAMSDETVIVKGQGTIFLAGPPLVKAATGEIVSAEDLGGADVHTKISGVSDHYAISDEHALAIVREAVANLNSRKRSAWPVREPRPPKYDPAGIYGVVPRDRRKSYDVREIIARIVDESDFHEFKALYGQTLVCGFAHIEGQPAGILANQGVLFSESALKATHFIELCCQRGVPLVFLQNITGFMVGKKYEEGGIAKDGAKMVMAVANAEVPKFTVVIGGSFGAGNYGMCGRAYSPRQLWMWPNARISVMGGEQAASVLLTVKMEQLEKQSRTMTAAEQTEFMRPTLEKYEAEGNPYYSTARLWDDGIIDPADTRAVLALGIAASANAPLPPTKFGVFRL; from the coding sequence ATGGCAATCATCGACAGCCGCGCCGACGAAACTTCGCCGGAATTCGACGCCAATCGCGCCCATTTCATGGCACTGCTGTCGGAACTGCGCGCCCGTACGGCGCAAGTCGCGGCAGGCGGCGGCGCAGACGCCATGGCCAAGCACACTGCGCGCGGCAAACTGCCGGTTCGCGAGCGGATCGCGCGACTGCTGGATTCGCAAACGCCATTCCTCGAATTGTCCGCGCTCGCTGCTTGGGAGATGTACGGCGGCGATGCGCCTTGTGCGGGCGTGGTCACAGGCGTCGGCGTCGTGGAAGGCCGCGAGTGCGTGATCATCGCAAACGACGCGACGGTCAAAGGCGGCACCTACTATCCGATGACCGTCAAGAAACACTTGCGCGCGCAGGAGATCGCCGAGCAGAATCATCTGCCGTGCATCTATCTCGTGGACTCCGGCGGCGCGTTCTTGCCGCTGCAGGATCAGGTGTTCCCGGATCGCGATCATTTCGGCCGCATATTCTACAATCAAGCGCGCATGTCTGGCAAGGGTATTCCGCAGATCGCAGCCGTCCTCGGTTCGTGCACCGCGGGCGGCGCATACGTTCCGGCGATGTCCGACGAGACCGTCATCGTCAAGGGCCAAGGCACGATCTTTTTGGCAGGACCGCCGCTCGTCAAGGCTGCGACGGGCGAGATCGTGAGCGCGGAGGATCTCGGCGGCGCCGACGTGCACACGAAGATCTCCGGCGTCAGCGATCATTATGCGATTTCCGACGAGCATGCGCTCGCGATCGTGCGCGAAGCGGTCGCCAATCTGAACTCGCGCAAGCGGTCGGCATGGCCCGTGCGCGAGCCGCGGCCGCCGAAGTACGACCCGGCCGGGATCTACGGGGTCGTGCCTCGCGACCGCCGCAAGTCCTACGACGTCCGCGAGATCATCGCGCGAATCGTGGACGAATCCGATTTCCACGAATTCAAGGCGCTATATGGGCAGACGTTGGTCTGCGGTTTTGCACATATCGAAGGACAGCCCGCGGGGATTCTCGCCAATCAAGGCGTCTTGTTCTCGGAGAGCGCGCTTAAAGCCACGCACTTCATCGAGTTGTGTTGCCAACGCGGCGTGCCGCTCGTCTTCCTGCAGAATATAACGGGCTTCATGGTCGGCAAGAAATACGAGGAAGGCGGCATCGCAAAAGACGGCGCGAAGATGGTGATGGCGGTGGCGAATGCCGAGGTTCCGAAGTTCACAGTCGTCATCGGAGGATCGTTCGGCGCGGGCAACTATGGCATGTGCGGCCGGGCGTACTCGCCGCGTCAGCTTTGGATGTGGCCGAATGCGCGCATCTCGGTGATGGGCGGCGAACAGGCCGCCAGCGTGCTGCTGACTGTGAAGATGGAACAGTTGGAAAAGCAATCGCGGACGATGACGGCGGCCGAACAGACCGAATTCATGCGCCCCACACTTGAAAAGTATGAAGCAGAAGGCAATCCTTACTACAGCACCGCGCGTCTGTGGGATGACGGCATCATCGATCCGGCGGACACCCGCGCCGTACTCGCGCTCGGCATCGCGGCGTCCGCGAACGCTCCACTGCCGCCGACGAAATTCGGCGTGTTCCGCCTGTGA
- the ftcD gene encoding glutamate formimidoyltransferase, translating into MAKIFECVPNISEGRRLDVIEAVRASAAAGDGVTVVDVSSDEAHNRSVITMVGTADGVLVAAVRLAGTAVELIDLRIHSGEHPRMGAVDVIPFIPVGEATMDDAVLLARRCAQAVWEKFRLPSFFYAAAATRPDRRKLADVRKGQFEGLLEAVKLPDRHPDVGEPQLHPTAGAVAIGARDFLIAYNVDLRTNDLKLAERIAIGVRQMSGGFFGVQAKGFVIADDLVQVSMNVLDYRAIPLYRVTEIVRRAAAGHGVGVAGCELVGLAPLEAIADSAAYYLNVETLDPLQITW; encoded by the coding sequence ATGGCGAAGATCTTCGAGTGCGTGCCGAATATTTCGGAAGGCCGGCGCCTTGACGTCATCGAGGCCGTGCGCGCCAGCGCCGCGGCCGGTGATGGCGTCACGGTCGTCGATGTCAGCTCGGACGAAGCACACAACCGCTCGGTGATCACGATGGTCGGCACCGCCGACGGCGTACTGGTTGCAGCCGTGCGGCTCGCGGGCACCGCAGTCGAACTCATCGACCTGCGCATACATTCGGGCGAACATCCGCGGATGGGCGCCGTCGATGTCATTCCGTTCATTCCGGTGGGCGAGGCCACTATGGACGACGCGGTGCTTCTTGCACGCCGTTGTGCGCAAGCCGTGTGGGAAAAATTTCGCCTGCCGTCATTTTTCTACGCGGCCGCCGCAACGCGCCCCGACCGCCGCAAGCTCGCCGATGTTCGCAAGGGTCAATTCGAAGGACTGCTCGAGGCGGTGAAATTGCCTGACCGCCATCCCGACGTCGGCGAACCGCAGCTGCATCCCACGGCCGGCGCCGTCGCAATCGGTGCGCGGGATTTTCTCATCGCGTACAACGTCGATTTGCGGACGAACGACTTGAAACTTGCCGAGCGCATCGCGATCGGCGTGCGCCAGATGAGCGGTGGCTTCTTCGGCGTCCAAGCCAAGGGATTCGTCATCGCCGACGACTTGGTGCAGGTTTCGATGAACGTGCTCGATTATCGCGCCATCCCGCTTTACCGAGTCACCGAAATCGTGCGACGGGCGGCGGCGGGCCACGGTGTCGGCGTTGCCGGCTGCGAACTTGTCGGTCTCGCTCCGCTCGAGGCGATCGCCGATTCCGCGGCATACTATCTCAACGTCGAGACACTCGATCCCCTCCAGATCACGTGGTAA